A region of Carettochelys insculpta isolate YL-2023 chromosome 9, ASM3395843v1, whole genome shotgun sequence DNA encodes the following proteins:
- the LRRC52 gene encoding leucine-rich repeat-containing protein 52 has translation MSPPNGPNLLWLVLLFVIEVIAQSPNCPAKCTCQYLEVNCTGQQLQDFPMTIPLDTRQLILATNNISYLPSVEMNFLTDLVYLDCRENTISEDLDFVFIGLNKLIYLDLSFNNLTRVTFNTFSQLTSLVVLKLSNNPNLVAIEKDSFANNTWLRHLDMSRTGLTFLDTSTVKDLPNLKSLGLSENPWNCNCSFLDFTLWMKKSGVRFPDAKNISCYSPATLHGWSLPEVESTLHYTCLLHLQERDYAFLGLIGFCIFSAGTVAAWLAGMCAVLYEFHTTKGEDEEDEDEDEEALT, from the exons ATGTCTCCTCCTAATGGTCCCAACCTCCTGTGGCTGGTACTTCTTTTTGTAATAGAAGTGATAGCACAGAGCCCAAACTGCCCAGCGAAGTGCACCTGTCAGTACTTGGAAGTGAACTGCACAGGACAGCAGTTGCAAGATTTCCCCATGACCATTCCACTGGACACAAGGCAGCTGATTCTGGCTACCAACAACATCTCTTACCTGCCATCGGTGGAGATGAACTTCCTAACTGACTTGGTCTATCTGGACTGCAGGGAGAACACCATTAGTGAAGACCTGGATTTTGTCTTCATTGGTCTCAACAAGCTCATCTACCTGGATCTCAGCTTCAACAACCTCACTCGGGTCACCTTCAATACTTTCTCACAGCTCACTAGCCTGGTAGTGCTGAAGCTCTCAAACAACCCAAATCTGGTGGCAATTGAGAAGGATTCCTTTGCCAACAACACCTGGCTGAGGCACCTGGACATGAGCCGGACTGGCCTGACATTCCTGGATACAAGCACTGTCAAGGATTTGCCCAATCTGAAGTCCCTGGGCCTAAGTGAAAATCCCTGGAACTGTAACTGCTCCTTCTTGGACTTCACCCTCTGGATGAAAAAGAGTGGTGTTCGCTTCCCAG ATGCTAAGAACATCTCCTGCTACAGCCCAGCAACTCTACATGGTTGGTCTCTGCCTGAAGTGGAGTCGACGCTCCACTACACATGTCTCCTCCATTTACAAGAGAGGGACTATGCCTTCCTGGGGCTAATTGGCTTCTGCATATTCTCTGCTGGTACTgtggctgcctggctggctgggatgtGTGCAGTGTTATATGAATTCCACACAACAAagggggaggatgaggaagacgaagatgaagatgaagaagCACTCACCTAG